A DNA window from Paenibacillus andongensis contains the following coding sequences:
- a CDS encoding sigma-54-dependent Fis family transcriptional regulator, whose product MENNFLSEAAASSWKRCHELGLMPTDPIDDDILTGSHMQSLLRQNEQTIHYTEQIFEQMHTGIKQSGQMALLIDSEGTIIHTVGDIDFSRRALAVQLQVGANWAERRKGTNAIGVALAEKKPVRVHAEEHYFNSNHFLTCASAPVFNSIGELIGIINISGKQENYQAYTFTLACMAAHSLQNKILLEESKKEHLITLRELEHSSLNHPLPLLSLSRDNRILRANHAAIRMLGSDAIGKVFTKLEGFSVETIHNEHQKLWQSVSIQKKAANGQHLYAFRDIVGTCPTILQKKELAKKAAATDFPVLILGESGVGKELFAQSIHTASTRSAEPFIALNCSAIPDSLVESELFGYARGAFTGANKDGNAGKFEAAHKGTIFLDEIGDMPLRAQAALLRVLQEGTITPVGSAKSKAIDIRVIAATNKDLATEIKAGRFRTDLYYRLKGIHITLPSLRERSDILALAEHYLQKHASPCPFITEAAQQKLLTYSWPGNIRELSGILMQAVFLAGEQAIDAEHLSFEESDEAAQAGSGKDHPLTLKDAEITAIKKALKASEWNLSKAAGQLKIGRTTLYRKIEEYGITLF is encoded by the coding sequence GTGGAAAATAACTTTTTATCAGAAGCGGCGGCGTCATCTTGGAAGCGCTGTCACGAACTTGGTTTAATGCCCACTGACCCCATTGACGATGACATCTTAACCGGAAGCCACATGCAATCTCTATTAAGGCAAAACGAGCAAACCATACATTACACGGAGCAAATATTTGAGCAAATGCACACAGGCATCAAGCAATCCGGCCAGATGGCGCTGCTAATCGATTCGGAGGGAACCATTATTCACACGGTCGGAGATATCGATTTCTCTCGCCGGGCGTTAGCGGTTCAGCTGCAAGTAGGAGCAAATTGGGCTGAAAGAAGAAAAGGAACCAATGCCATTGGAGTCGCCCTCGCAGAGAAAAAACCCGTACGTGTGCATGCTGAAGAGCATTATTTTAACTCCAATCACTTCCTGACCTGCGCCTCGGCACCCGTCTTCAATTCGATCGGCGAGCTGATCGGTATCATCAATATTAGCGGCAAACAAGAGAATTACCAGGCCTATACGTTTACACTTGCGTGTATGGCAGCCCATTCCTTGCAGAACAAAATTCTGCTGGAAGAGTCGAAGAAAGAACATCTCATTACCCTCAGAGAACTCGAGCATTCCTCACTAAATCATCCTTTGCCGCTGCTCTCTTTAAGCCGGGATAACCGCATCCTTCGAGCTAATCATGCCGCCATCCGAATGCTTGGAAGTGACGCAATTGGCAAAGTGTTTACGAAGTTGGAAGGCTTTTCGGTCGAAACCATACATAATGAGCATCAGAAGCTGTGGCAGTCCGTCTCCATTCAGAAGAAGGCGGCAAACGGACAGCATCTGTATGCGTTTAGGGACATTGTCGGCACGTGTCCGACCATCCTACAGAAGAAAGAGCTGGCCAAGAAGGCCGCCGCGACTGATTTTCCTGTCTTAATATTGGGTGAAAGCGGCGTGGGGAAAGAATTGTTCGCGCAATCCATTCATACTGCCAGCACCCGGTCGGCAGAGCCGTTCATTGCACTGAATTGCAGCGCCATCCCGGACAGCCTAGTCGAGAGTGAATTGTTCGGATACGCTCGCGGCGCTTTCACGGGAGCGAACAAAGACGGCAATGCCGGGAAATTCGAGGCTGCACACAAAGGAACTATTTTTCTCGATGAAATAGGCGACATGCCTCTTCGTGCGCAGGCTGCTTTATTACGAGTACTCCAGGAAGGCACGATTACTCCGGTAGGCAGCGCGAAAAGCAAAGCAATCGACATTAGAGTCATTGCCGCAACGAATAAGGACTTGGCCACTGAGATCAAGGCAGGCCGATTTCGGACCGATTTGTATTACCGGTTGAAGGGAATACATATTACGCTGCCGTCCTTACGGGAAAGAAGCGATATTTTGGCATTAGCCGAGCATTACCTCCAAAAGCATGCTTCGCCATGTCCATTCATAACGGAAGCAGCGCAGCAAAAGCTGTTAACCTACAGCTGGCCGGGCAATATTAGAGAGCTTAGCGGCATTCTTATGCAAGCGGTCTTTCTAGCTGGAGAACAGGCGATTGATGCTGAGCATCTATCATTCGAAGAGTCCGATGAGGCAGCGCAAGCAGGATCAGGCAAAGATCATCCACTCACGTTGAAGGATGCGGAAATCACGGCGATCAAGAAGGCGCTGAAGGCCTCGGAATGGAACCTTAGCAAGGCGGCCGGACAATTGAAAATTGGAAGAACGACGCTATATCGTAAAATTGAGGAGTACGGCATAACGTTATTTTAA
- a CDS encoding helix-turn-helix transcriptional regulator: MSKADHMLSILWLLKSQKRITAKQLAEKLEINIRTVYRYIDALCASGVPIIADSGHNGGYSILGQFNEAPLVFDLDEQKALIHAAAFAQEAGYPFGEKLSQAVAKLKMYTNQEQRHQIDLHEQGLDVILPQADASQISLLQEVEIAVAQSVTLFMHYQKGYGSVTEARHLDPYGLVCWKSKWYVVGHCHLRNEIRSFRIDRIRKLATTEKTFERPADFSARKFILSGVLPDSDKPDEPISVKITGREQALDDLCGHWFLAHALVERSQLEAHFKLEERYILFNLPYLLLTYGGTLHIKEPQLLQNQMIEITKNLHNYYAAAQLD; encoded by the coding sequence ATGTCAAAAGCAGATCATATGCTTTCTATCCTATGGTTGCTCAAATCTCAGAAGCGAATAACAGCTAAGCAGCTTGCTGAGAAGCTGGAGATTAACATCCGAACCGTCTATCGATACATCGATGCTTTATGTGCCAGCGGAGTCCCGATTATTGCCGATTCCGGGCATAATGGCGGTTATAGCATACTCGGTCAGTTCAATGAAGCTCCGCTTGTATTTGATCTAGATGAGCAAAAAGCATTGATTCACGCAGCAGCGTTTGCCCAAGAGGCGGGGTATCCGTTTGGAGAGAAATTAAGTCAGGCCGTCGCCAAGCTAAAAATGTATACCAATCAGGAACAACGCCATCAAATCGATCTGCATGAGCAAGGTCTTGACGTCATTCTTCCCCAGGCTGATGCTTCGCAAATATCCCTACTTCAAGAAGTGGAAATTGCGGTGGCTCAGAGCGTAACGCTATTTATGCATTATCAAAAAGGCTACGGTTCAGTAACCGAAGCTCGTCATTTAGACCCATACGGACTCGTTTGTTGGAAAAGTAAATGGTATGTGGTAGGTCATTGTCATCTTCGCAATGAAATTCGAAGCTTTCGTATCGATCGTATTCGCAAGTTGGCTACGACCGAGAAGACATTTGAACGGCCTGCTGATTTCTCGGCGCGCAAATTTATCCTTTCAGGTGTGCTGCCTGATTCGGATAAGCCAGATGAGCCCATCTCTGTCAAAATTACAGGAAGAGAGCAAGCACTAGATGATCTATGTGGTCATTGGTTTCTGGCCCATGCCTTGGTAGAACGTTCGCAGCTTGAAGCACATTTTAAACTGGAAGAGCGATACATCTTATTTAATCTTCCATACCTTCTTCTGACTTATGGGGGGACCCTTCACATTAAAGAGCCGCAGCTGCTGCAAAACCAGATGATTGAGATAACGAAAAATTTACACAATTATTATGCGGCTGCGCAGCTTGACTGA
- a CDS encoding VOC family protein: protein MNLLQVRILVDDFHKSAAFYRDLLELKADWYEETMEYALFNTGAARIELLSRKAMGEALGEDLGQSGSYTTNFVLNIEVENIDETYHRLSDKGIKFVKEPFTHPTWNGRLAHFRDADGTLIELYQAKKKED, encoded by the coding sequence ATGAATTTATTACAAGTTCGTATTTTGGTAGATGATTTTCACAAAAGCGCAGCGTTTTATAGGGACCTATTAGAGTTGAAAGCTGACTGGTATGAGGAGACGATGGAATACGCATTGTTTAACACAGGCGCTGCTCGTATCGAGTTGCTATCCCGCAAAGCCATGGGCGAAGCACTGGGAGAGGATTTGGGGCAAAGCGGCAGCTATACAACGAATTTTGTACTCAATATTGAAGTTGAAAATATAGATGAAACCTACCATCGTTTATCCGATAAAGGCATCAAATTCGTCAAAGAACCATTTACTCATCCAACATGGAATGGACGACTTGCCCATTTTCGGGATGCGGATGGCACATTAATTGAACTCTATCAAGCAAAAAAGAAGGAGGATTGA
- a CDS encoding DinB family protein, producing the protein MSTPTLKNYEYHVWANKRVFARLEELPEEILHQEMSNVFPTIYAGLVHIYRVDTVWLSGIKGNSYEQIKELLVTVEEKTKGKSLKQLDAAFSELAEAYKAFLNSDADWQAVKDFPHPTYGVLHASIEELIQHVVNHGTYHRGNITSMLRQLGHAGVPSDYVFYLYDVN; encoded by the coding sequence ATGTCTACGCCAACTCTCAAAAATTACGAGTACCATGTATGGGCAAATAAGCGGGTTTTCGCACGTTTAGAGGAACTGCCGGAGGAGATTTTGCACCAGGAGATGAGCAATGTATTTCCAACCATCTATGCCGGACTTGTGCATATCTACCGAGTGGATACTGTCTGGTTGTCCGGCATAAAGGGAAACAGCTATGAACAAATCAAAGAGCTGCTCGTCACTGTTGAAGAAAAGACCAAAGGGAAAAGCTTGAAACAACTGGATGCCGCCTTCTCGGAGCTAGCTGAGGCTTACAAAGCCTTTCTGAATAGCGATGCCGATTGGCAAGCGGTGAAAGACTTTCCGCATCCAACCTATGGCGTCCTACATGCCAGCATCGAAGAGCTTATCCAGCATGTTGTTAATCACGGCACTTACCACCGCGGCAACATCACTTCGATGCTCCGTCAACTCGGACATGCAGGCGTACCTAGTGATTATGTGTTTTACTTGTATGATGTAAATTAG
- a CDS encoding asparaginase, producing MKKILLLATGGTIASVVGEDGLTPGMTADELISYLPAQNHLYQVDSHVLMEIDSTNMQPEFWVRIAEAVYKNYDEYDGFVITHGTDTMSYTSAALSYMLQNMSKPVVITGSQVPIHNNHTDAIHNMRNAAQFACENIGGVFIVFDGKVINGTRAVKVRTRSYDAFESINHPYVAYFEGDEIKYTTSVVPVQNQEIKLDISLCPDVFLLKLHPGTKPELFDYLKQHYRGVIIEGFGLGGVPTQGRNLLPKIIELVEAGVAVVITTQCLEEGGDLTLYEVGRRVGREQIISSKDMNKEAIVPKLMWALGKSHDLKEIKELMETSIADDTTLYN from the coding sequence ATGAAAAAGATACTTTTGTTAGCTACGGGGGGAACGATCGCGTCTGTGGTTGGGGAGGATGGATTGACCCCGGGGATGACGGCCGATGAACTGATCAGCTATTTGCCGGCACAAAATCACCTGTATCAGGTAGACAGTCATGTACTGATGGAAATTGACAGCACGAATATGCAGCCTGAATTTTGGGTTCGTATCGCGGAAGCCGTGTATAAGAATTATGACGAGTACGATGGATTCGTCATCACGCATGGAACGGATACGATGAGTTATACATCAGCCGCGCTTTCCTATATGCTGCAAAATATGAGTAAGCCGGTTGTTATTACGGGTTCACAGGTTCCTATCCACAACAATCACACAGATGCCATCCATAACATGCGTAACGCTGCCCAATTTGCGTGTGAAAACATCGGCGGTGTATTTATTGTGTTTGACGGCAAGGTGATCAACGGGACAAGAGCCGTGAAAGTGAGAACCCGCAGTTACGATGCCTTTGAAAGCATCAATCATCCGTATGTAGCTTACTTTGAAGGCGATGAAATCAAGTACACAACGTCTGTTGTACCTGTTCAAAATCAAGAGATAAAGCTGGACATATCGCTATGTCCCGATGTTTTTTTGTTAAAGCTGCATCCAGGTACGAAGCCTGAGCTTTTTGACTATCTGAAACAGCACTATAGAGGTGTGATCATCGAAGGCTTTGGATTAGGAGGGGTTCCTACCCAAGGTCGCAACCTTCTTCCGAAAATTATTGAGCTTGTAGAAGCTGGAGTCGCAGTTGTCATTACGACACAATGTTTGGAAGAAGGCGGCGATCTGACGCTTTATGAAGTTGGGCGAAGAGTAGGCAGAGAACAGATTATATCGTCGAAGGACATGAATAAAGAAGCGATTGTTCCGAAATTGATGTGGGCATTAGGCAAGAGCCATGACCTCAAAGAGATCAAGGAACTGATGGAAACGTCGATCGCCGATGATACCACACTATATAATTAA
- a CDS encoding amino acid ABC transporter ATP-binding protein: protein MIVVQNLKKKFGTNEVLKDISTTIQEKEVVCVIGPSGSGKSTFLRCLNLLEDVTSGKVVIGDVEVTSPNTNIDHLRQNVGMVFQLFNLFPHLTVLENIMLAPKHIKKTDKKQNEQKAMELLNKVGLAGKRDAYPDQLSGGQQQRVAIARALAMNPRVMLFDEPTSALDPEMVGEVLQVMKDLAHEGITMIVVTHEMGFAREVADRVIFMDGGYIVEEGPPSEIFDSPKHERTQAFLSKVL, encoded by the coding sequence ATGATCGTCGTACAAAACTTGAAAAAGAAATTCGGTACCAACGAAGTGCTGAAAGATATTTCGACTACGATCCAAGAGAAAGAAGTGGTTTGCGTGATTGGACCCTCTGGATCAGGAAAGAGTACATTCCTACGTTGTCTGAATCTTCTTGAGGATGTGACGTCTGGTAAAGTTGTGATCGGCGATGTCGAAGTGACTTCACCTAACACGAATATCGATCATTTACGCCAAAATGTAGGCATGGTATTTCAGCTCTTTAATTTATTTCCTCATCTGACTGTATTGGAAAATATCATGCTGGCCCCGAAGCACATTAAAAAGACCGATAAGAAGCAAAATGAACAAAAAGCTATGGAGCTGCTGAACAAAGTAGGATTGGCCGGGAAGCGGGATGCGTACCCAGACCAGTTGTCTGGTGGACAACAGCAGCGCGTAGCGATTGCCCGTGCACTGGCTATGAATCCGCGTGTGATGTTATTCGATGAACCGACTTCGGCCTTAGACCCCGAGATGGTAGGCGAAGTGCTGCAAGTTATGAAGGATTTGGCCCATGAAGGGATCACCATGATTGTCGTCACACATGAAATGGGCTTCGCTCGTGAGGTGGCCGATCGTGTCATCTTCATGGATGGAGGGTATATCGTAGAAGAAGGACCACCTTCCGAGATATTCGATTCTCCTAAACACGAACGTACCCAAGCATTTCTTAGCAAAGTCCTATAA
- a CDS encoding amino acid ABC transporter permease, whose product MTSSLQVIVDALPMLMKGALITFKIVIISLPIAFFIGLITGLMNVSSSKTLRAIASSYVDIIRGTPLLVQVFFEYFGIPAFLDIRIPAETAGIIAISLNAGAYIAEIFRGGINSINRGQMEAARSLGLSKWLTMRLVILPQAIRRMIPSFVNQFIVSIKDTSLLSVIGISELTQSGEIIISANYRAFEIWGVVGVIYFIIIYALSRLARVFERRYASK is encoded by the coding sequence GTGACTTCCTCGTTGCAGGTTATTGTAGATGCATTACCCATGTTGATGAAAGGTGCTCTAATTACCTTTAAAATTGTTATCATCTCTTTGCCGATCGCTTTTTTTATAGGTTTAATTACGGGTTTAATGAATGTTTCTTCTAGTAAAACTCTTCGGGCTATTGCTTCTTCTTATGTTGATATCATTCGGGGAACACCGCTGTTAGTACAGGTCTTTTTTGAGTATTTTGGTATACCCGCTTTCTTAGATATTCGGATACCGGCCGAAACTGCAGGTATTATTGCTATCAGTTTGAATGCTGGTGCTTATATAGCAGAGATTTTCCGTGGGGGCATTAACTCTATTAACAGGGGACAGATGGAAGCGGCACGCTCGTTGGGACTTAGTAAATGGTTAACAATGCGATTGGTCATTTTACCACAAGCCATTCGCCGGATGATACCTTCTTTTGTCAATCAATTCATTGTAAGTATTAAGGATACTTCCCTTTTGTCCGTCATCGGAATTAGCGAGTTGACACAGAGCGGGGAGATTATTATCTCTGCCAACTATCGTGCATTTGAGATATGGGGAGTCGTAGGTGTCATCTACTTTATTATCATCTATGCTTTATCCCGCTTAGCTCGCGTATTTGAGAGGAGGTATGCTTCCAAATGA
- a CDS encoding transporter substrate-binding domain-containing protein, whose protein sequence is MKKGLSVVLGTVIALTLSACGNGAATDNKTTQTTQPAQTAAAVKKYTFGTDATYPPFEFQKDGKYIGIDIDLINAIAKEEGFEVELKPMNFKGIIPAITSKQLDGAIAGISITDERKQVVGLSDPYYQAGLSLIVREDNTTIKTPEDLKGKVIAIKKGTSGAKQADEYGKKYGATVKYFDDSPAMYQEVANKNADVTIEDFPVISYKIAIDPNSKLKIVGDRLNGDNYGIAISKENEELMKKINDGIKKVKANGKYDEIISTYMGKSTK, encoded by the coding sequence ATGAAAAAAGGTTTATCAGTAGTACTTGGAACAGTTATCGCTTTAACACTTAGTGCTTGTGGAAATGGTGCAGCTACAGATAATAAGACTACACAAACTACGCAACCTGCACAAACAGCAGCAGCCGTTAAGAAATACACGTTTGGTACAGATGCGACGTATCCCCCTTTCGAGTTCCAAAAAGATGGCAAGTACATTGGTATAGATATTGATTTAATCAACGCAATTGCCAAAGAAGAAGGATTTGAAGTTGAACTAAAACCTATGAATTTTAAAGGAATTATACCTGCTATTACATCCAAACAATTGGATGGCGCAATTGCCGGCATCAGTATTACGGACGAACGTAAACAGGTTGTTGGCCTTTCGGATCCGTATTATCAAGCGGGACTATCGCTTATCGTTCGGGAAGATAATACAACGATCAAAACCCCAGAAGATTTGAAGGGGAAAGTCATTGCTATTAAAAAAGGAACATCCGGAGCTAAGCAAGCAGATGAATATGGTAAAAAATATGGCGCAACTGTTAAGTATTTCGACGATAGTCCAGCTATGTATCAGGAAGTCGCTAACAAAAACGCCGATGTAACGATAGAAGACTTTCCAGTGATCTCGTACAAGATCGCAATTGATCCTAACTCCAAGCTGAAAATTGTTGGGGATCGTTTGAACGGTGATAACTACGGTATTGCGATCAGTAAAGAAAATGAAGAATTGATGAAAAAAATTAATGATGGAATCAAAAAGGTAAAAGCGAATGGCAAATATGATGAAATCATTAGCACTTACATGGGAAAATCCACTAAATAG